The sequence below is a genomic window from Zhongshania aliphaticivorans.
GGCATGGAAGAAATGACCAATCAGCTACAAGGCATGTTCTCCAAAATGGGCGGTGACCGCAAAAAAACTCGTCGCCTAACCGTTAAAGCCGCCGCCAAACAGCTCCAAGACGAAGAAGCCGCCAAGCTAATCAATGAAGAGGAACTGAAAGCCCGTGCGGTAGAAGCCGCCGAGCAAAACGGCATTGTCTTTATTGATGAAATAGACAAGGTCGCCAAGCGCCAAGAAACCGGTGGCGCCGATGTGTCTCGCGAAGGTGTACAGCGGGATTTATTGCCGCTCATTGAAGGCTGTACGGTCAGCACCAAGCACGGCGTCATTCGCACCGACCATATTTTGTTTGTCGCTTCAGGCGCCTTCCATCTCAGCAAGCCATCGGACCTAATCCCAGAACTGCAGGGCCGCTTGCCGATTCGGGTAGAGCTTTCAGCATTAACACCTGAAGATTTTGAGCGCATTCTCACCGAGCCCCACGCCTCATTGACTGAGCAATATCAGGCATTGCTAGGAACCGAAGGCTTGAGCATTGAATTCACCGCCGATGGTATTCGCCGCATAGCCGAAACCGCGTGGGAAGTGAACGAGCGCACTGAGAACATCGGCGCTCGCCGCCTCCATACCATGCTCGAACGCCTACTGGAATCAATCTCCTTTGACGCTGGCGACATCAAAGACCCAGTAAAAATTGATGCCGATTACGTTAATGAGCAATTGGGTGAATTGGCGAAGGATGAGGATTTGAGCCGCTTTATTCTCTGATACGCAAAACGCGCCACGGGAGACGGAAAACGCTGTTACTGAATTTGCGTCTCCCGTCTCCCGTCCAGCATCTAGCCACCAACGGACACCACCATGAGCCAAGCGCCTACCGACATTAAATTTCGCAAGCAGTCCCAGCAGCTGGAACTCACTTACGCCAGCGGTGAGCAGTTTGCTTTGGACGCTGAGTTTTTGCGGGTGCATTCGCCCTCGGCTGAGGTGCGGGGTCATGGCGCGGGACAGGAGACGCTGCAAACCGGCAAAATGCACGTGAAGATTACTGAGCTAATTCCGGTGGGCAATTACGCGTTGCAGCTGGTGTTCAGCGACGGCCACGACAGTGGTATTTTTTCTTGGGCTTATTTGCGGGAGCTGTGCGAAACCAAAGAGGCTAAGTGGGAAGCATATTTACAAAAGCTTCACGATGCCAAGGCCAGCCGTGACCCCGACCAGCAGGTGGTTAAGTTTTTTGGTTAAGCGATAACAGGGATTAGTCGCGCAAGATAATTTGCGGATTTAAGTTTACCCCACCGTCTTCTTCTAAAACGCCAATATTGACACCGGTCGAGTTCTCAACCACCACTAATGGCGGCTCAAAGCTCGGATGGCGGATAAACTTCAACTGCCAACCGAAATTTTCGATGCGCCGCAAAGCGATTTTTTGCAAATCTGTCAGCATGCTCAAGGCATTATCGGGCACCCCGGGGGCTGCTTTACGCTTATCGTGTGTCATGTCCATAAACGCCCTCCAAGTTTCAGTCTTTAGCGAGTTAACGTTAGTCTTAAGTCGCGTCAAGCTCTAGCTCGGATTCACCGTATTGACATTATTAAAACCCCAACAAACGCATTAGCCGCGCCCCAGGCTTAGAGATTTTCTTCAGCGAATGCCGCCAGTCGCGAGCGCTCAATGCCGTTGACGTGCATTATTCCCGCATGTTCGAAATTCTTACATTTTTCAACAAGATACGTAAGCCCCGAGGTCAACGGCGAAATATATTTGTTGTCGATCTGCGCTAAATTGCCCAAGACCACGATTTTTGAGTTCACCCCCACCCGGGTAATAATGGATTTTAATTGAAACTGCGTGAGGCTCTGAGCCTCATCAATGACAATATAGGCATTATTAAAGGAGCGGCCTCGCATAAAATTCAGTGACTTAAATTGAATATTCGCCTTGTCTTTTACGTACTCAATGCTACTGTAAGGCGATTCATCGCTGCCGTGTAAAACCTCCAAATTATCCTCAAAGGCCGCCAGCCAAGGCGCCATTTTCTCTTCTTCAGTACCAGGCAAGAAACCTATGTCTTCAGCCATCGGCGGCGTAGAGCGCGCCACAATCATTTTGTCATAGCGTTTTTCTTCTAAAATGGCGTGCAAACCATACGCGAGCGCGATTAGCGTTTTACCGGAACCAGCAGGGCCCGTCATCACCGTCATATCAATATGACTTTGCGCGATGAGAAAAAACGCCATGGCCTGTTCAAAATTGCGCGGACTCAAGCCCCACATGCGCTGGTGCATCAACTGATCACGACTGAGATCGAGCAGCTCTAGCTTATGCTCATCAAGTGAGCGCACCATGCCGACAAAATCATTGTCGTCGTAAACAAACTGATTAATATGCGCCTTCGGCAACAGCTCCCGGTTGAGCACATGGATGGTTTGACTGCCCTCCCGCAGAGTGTCGACCTTATCGACTGACTCCCACAATGTTCCCGCCAAATGCTCATAGCCCTTGGCCATATACTGAATGTCTTCTAACACTCGATCTTTACGGTAGTCCTCGACGTTCTCCAAGCCGGAGCCTTTGGCCTTGAGGCGCATATTGATGTCTTTGGTGACCAAGCAAACATAGGCTTCAGGAGCTTTTAACTGCAAATACAGGGCAACATTTATAATCCGGTTATCGTTGGCCTGATGTTCACTGCCATCGAGATAGGGCGCACCAGTGTCGTGGTTAATCAATTGATCTGGAAATATAGCCAGGCTGCCATTCAAGTCGTTATTACGGGCAGAGGGAATGGGCACCCCTTCTTGTATTGCCTTGGGGCTGGCGTTGAATAAAATTTTATCTATAGCGTTAATGGCAATTCGCGCTTCGCGACTCACATCCTTGTCGCGCCTGTCCTTGATGTGATCGAGTTCCTCCAGCACTGTCATCGGGATAACGACCCGATGCTCTTGAAAGGCGCTTAGCGCCATCGGGTCATGCAATAGAACATTGGTATCAAGAACAAAGATTTTTTCCATAGGGGACTCTCTGTTGGCAACATAGCGAAAAATCGGCACATCATCGTCTTCGAAGCTTGAGCACAATGGGGCCGGGAATAAACAAGGGCATCAAAAAGAAGGGTGTAAAACGGTAGCGACGGCGCAGCGTAGACGCGAAGCGCGAAAGGTTTGTTACTGTCAGCCCGTAGGCTATAAGAGTTTGGCGGCAACAGCCCGCTCCATACAACACAGCGTAGCTTGATTATTAAAAGCGATGGCCATCAATGTCAACCGTTATTACTTTGATATCGGAAGACTCAGCAGCGCATTTCCGCTACCCTGTACCCCTTTTTAGCGACCCGAATACAGGTACCAGGCCTCCATGCTCGACAAAAATGCCCTGCAGCAACTCCGCCAACTCAAAACTCATATTGTTGAAACCAAAGACCAAGGTGAGGGCGAAGTTCGCGGCAGTCAACGCCGCTTCGGTTTTGTTCGCCTCGACGACAACCGCGATGTATTTCTGGCGCCAGACGATATGCAGCGGGTATTTCCCGGTGATCGCGTAAAGATTACGGTGCACACCGACGACAAGGGCAAATTTAAAGCCGAGCTGGAAAAACTGATCGACAGCCCACTGGACTGTTTCACCGGTCGTTATGTGGTGCGGGGCCAGGGCCATTTTGTAGAACCCGACTTGCCGCGCTTTAACAAATTGCTGTTTATTCCGCCTTCACAGCGGAAAAAATGCGCCGAAGGCGATCTCCTGTACTGCCAAGTGGCACAGCACCCCTTTAAAGACGGCAAATCCCAAGTAAAGGTACTTGAAAATATCGGCAGTCCCGATCAACCCGGTATCGAAGGCAAATACACTCAGCGCAAATTCAAACTGCCTAGAGACTGGCCCGCGAGCTGCGGTATAACCGAAGATAAGTACTTAGACGGCCGCGAAGATCTGCGGGATTTACCGTTTGTCACCATCGACTCGGCAGAAACCCGTGACCTAGACGACGCGCTATGGGCTCAAAGCAATGCGCAAGGCTGGTTGCTAAAAGTTGCCGTTGCCGATCCTGGCGCGGTAATAGCGCCGGGCAGCCCGACTGATATCGCCGCCAAACAACGCGCCAGCAGCGTTTACCTGCCAGGCTTTACCCAGCCGATGATACCCAATAGCATTTCGCAGGGCGCCTGCTCACTGCTCGCTGACGAAGATCGCGCCGCGATTGTCTGCACCCTGCAGGTTGGTATTGATGGCGATATTAGTGACATTCAATTTAGCGAGGCGCTGATCCGTTCCCACGCCAAGCTAAGTTACACCGATGTACACGCCCATATTCACGGCAAAATGGATTTAGGCTACCCAGCACTAAACGAGCTTTACGCCGCCAGCCAAGCCTTAAACCGCTATCGCCGCGAACATCACATTGTGATGCCAGAACAAGCAGACTTCCATTTTCAGCTCAACGAGCACCGTAAAATCGAAGCCATTATTAAAGTTGAGCGCAACGACGCCCACCGATTGGTGGAGGAGTGCATGCTTGCCGCTAACCGCAGTGTGGCGGAATGGTTAGGCGACGCCCCAGCACTGTTCGTAAGCCACGCGGGTTTGCGTGAAGACCGTCTCGACAATGTACGCAAAGTGATCGCCAAAGAATTACCTGAGCTGATTGATTGCGACATAAGCAGCCTAGAGGGTTATAAAGCCCTCATTAAAGCCTGTGACGCGAGCGAATCCAGCCTCCCACTGCGCAGTATATTTGCCCGCATGCTTCAGCCCGGCAGCATTAGTGCTGAGCCAAAGCCCCATTTCGGCCTTGGCCTAGAACGCTACAGCACGTTTACCTCGCCACTGCGCAAATACAGCGACCTTATAGTACAGCGCTGTATTCGCGCCAAGCTTCGCGGCGAAAGCATTCAGCGCCCAGATGAAGAAACCGCAACGAGCTTACAAGAAGCCCTGCGCAACGGCCGTCAAGCCAGCAATCAGATGGAGCAGTGGCTGCAATACCAGTACCTTGCCACGAACACTAGCGACACGGTTTACCCGGCCCGCATTGCCCACGTCAATGGCGGTGGTTTCACCGTAGAATTGGTAGATTACGGTATTAGCGGCTTTGTTGAGGCCCGCACCATTACCGAAAAATTAAGCTTCGACGCCGACACCCTGCGCCTGCACAGTGCCCACAGCAATTATCAGCTAGAGCAGATCGTGAATGTAAAGGTATCTGAGCTCGATGATTTTCAGCGTAAGTTGATGTTTATCCTGGCCTGAGCGAAAGTTAGTAAAATGCCAAGATATTCGCGCAAGAGAATGTCTGAAGTCGAAGGTCTAGCAGGATAGCCGTCCCGGTCTACTCAGAGATGACGCGCAGGGACGGCAGCACCGATATCCGACCTTATCGGCCGCCTGCGCACCACTCCTGCGAAGATTGAACGCCACCCTCACTCTAATTGGACGTCACCCTCACCCTAATTGGACATCACCCGCACCCTAATTGGACATCACCCGCACCATAATTGAACGTCACTCCTGCGCAGGCAGGAGTCTATTTCCGCCTAAGAAGCTTGGGCTTAGACGCCTGCGCCAAACGTATTCACCCCGCTCCTACCCCTGCCTCCGCAGGGCTACGATCTACGCCATCTGTTCGATCTTTTACTACTCCAAACCCTTGGAATCACTTCGGCGGCCAGCACGCATTTAATAGCTACTTCTCCAGCAGACCTTTACCTAATAAAAACAGAATGTAACGATGCCATGATCGGCTGCTACGGTCATACCGAGCATCAGTACATTCTTTGTTTATTAACAGGGCGACAACGCCCAAAATGCCCTCCCACAAAGCGCGATTTAGCGCTACAGTAAAAACCATTAGCCATCGTTATGGCACATCAATGGGGATCCTATGCAGGCCACTAATTTTATTGCCCATCGCGGCTGGCGCCAACACTACCCCGAGAACACGCTAATTGCCTTCCAAGAGGCGCTTGCCGTTGGTGCGCTCAATATTGAGCTAGACGTTCAGCTCAGCGCCGACGGTGTACCCTTTGTATTCCACGACCCTAACTTAGACCGGATGTGTGGCTGCGAAGGCTTGATTTGGGATTTTAGCGCCGAGGCCTTACTCAGTTTAAATGCCGCAGAAGCAGAACGCCTTGGCGACAAATTTCACAATAACCCAATGTGCTTGCTAGCGGACATCGTCGACTTATTACGCACCTACCCCAACGCAAATGCCTACGTTGAAATAAAGGCCGAAAGTCTCAATCATTTTGGTACCGCTAAGGTAGTCGATGCCGTCATTAAGGTACTCAGGCCAGTGGCCGACCGCTGCCTACTCATTAGCTTTGAGCTTGATGCCTTAATTTATGCCCAACAAGCGGGTTGGCAGCGCTTTGCGGCCGTCTTTGATTATTGGCCAGACTGGCAGCTGGCCACCCTCGCCGCACTCAAGCCCGAAGTTATTTTTTGCGATAAGCACTGTGTACCACCCGAGGCAGATTTGCGCTGCCTGCCCTGGCCTTTATTGGTTTACGAGGTGGGCACGTTGCAAGAGGCCAAAGACTGGTTTGCTCGCGGCACTGTGGCAGTAGAGACATTTTTAGTGGGCGAGATGCTCCGAGACTTTAATTTAGCAAACAGCGCCCCGGTGAATTACGCCTAGTTTGTAATCGAAAGCCGGAAAAAATCACTGTATTACAAGGATTTAACCCCGGCGCCATGATTACCGGGCCTTAACCGCCAGCTAAACTATAGGTAATACAAGCCCTAAGTCCTTGTATTACCACGCTAAGACACATGACCAATAAATTAAAAAAGCCATTAAATCTGCCCAACACCCGCGAAACGCCCGCCTCATCAGTAACCCAATAAAAGATTGATTCTTCGTATACTGGCTACGTCATCAAGACAGACAACAAAACATATACCGGAGAAACACCATGAGCCATTTACAAGCCGCTATCGAAAGCCAAGACCTCAATTCTTTTGCTGAACTCGCTGCCAAATACAGCCTATTAGCAATTGTTACCATTGGCATAGTCGCTAGCTTTGCTGGTCTAGCATAATTTACGATCTCTATTAGGAGAGCAATATGAAAACCGATATGCGCACAAACAGCGACACTTTAAATTCGTTTGCGCAACAGGGTGCAAAATTTAGCCTAATATCCATCGTACTGACCGGGCTATTTTATTGTATCGCAGCACTGTATTAAGTGAGCCGGAAAACAACTCCAGCACCGCTTACTTAAATTTAGATGCCCTATTTGCCGCCAGCACTGGCGGCAAATAAGAACGAAACCATTCACACTGCAGGGCTGTTTTAAGCCGCTCTTGCCAGCCTTAGTGGCACACGCCACACTAGTGTCATTTCTATCACCGTGAAAAACACACCATGAAGCCCCTACACAAAGCGAACTATATTTTATTAAGTACCAAAAAACGCGACGGCAGTTTTGTCGCCACGCCGGTGTGGTGCGCGGGTGATGAACATGCCATTTACGCTTTTTCAGCTGGCGATGCCGGTAAAGTAAAGCGTCTACGTAACTTCAGCGAGTGCAAAATTGCTGCCTGCACCGTTTTAGGTAAACGTCTTGGTGAAGATCACAGTGCCTCAGCCTATTTGCTTAACGCAGAAGAAAGCGTGATCGCCCACCGCAGTCTTGTGGAAAAATATGGATTGCAAATGCGCTTATTGGACCTAGGCGCCACCTTGGCAGGTCGCAAAAAGACCCGAGCATTCATGCGTATTGAGCTCGCTTAGGCTGCACGCCGCCAGCTAATATTTTAAGACTTAAATCGAAATGCCATTTTACATCGTCAATTCGGCCATTGACGATGTGCAACGCTTGGCCTAGTTTACGGTTTTTAACCCCCTGCTGGAGATACCCGCTGTGCGCACCCTGAATCAGTGGCTAGACGAATACGACGCCTCTCACCAAAACCCCCGTAACAAAAGCATCCATATTTGGTGTGTACCGGCCATCGCAGTGTGTACCGTAGCCCTACTGTGGCTGGTCAACATTCCTTACACCACGGTCAATCTTGGCCAAATATTGCTCATTGCCGCGATGTTTTTCTACGGCTATCTATCTGTCCGTTTAGCCCTGGGCATGCTGCCCTTTGTCATACTACTCGCCGCTAGCATTATGCTTTACCAGGCCTATGTACCTTTAGCGCTGTGGATTCCCGCTGGGGCAATTTGGATTATTGCCTGGGTAATGCAGTTTATTGGCCACAAAGCCGAAGCCCAACAGCCCTCGTTTTTTACCAATATTTTATTTTTACTGATTGGCCCACTGTGGATACTCGGTTCGGTTTACCAAAAGCTCGGAATTCAATTTCGCAACGCTTAATGAGTGCTTAAGTTTACCCAGGCAATCGACACAGCAAATGCACATAGCGACCCAGCGCCCAAAAAGGCTCTTGGTCGCCGTATTGCCACTCTAGCGCCAAGACATCAGCCACACTGCGTTCGGCCCGCACCGCTCGGGGCATTAAATCGTAAACAAGGCGAATTCCGCGCTTGGCGACCAGCTCCAGCCCAGCGGCTTCAAGCGCAGCAATCATTTCTTCGGGTTGCCGAGGCGCTGGTGGTGTAAGCCCTCCGGGGTGACCGGCAAAATCCCGGTCGCGCAACTTATACAAATTGCCCTTCGCCATATTACTAATAATCAAGGCATTGAGGTTGTAGAACATCAGCGACAGGTAGCCACCGGGACGCATTCCCGCAACCAGCGCAGCAATCACCTCTTTTGGGTCGTTCACCCACTCCAATACGGCATGGCAAAGCACCAAATCAAACGCCTGCTGCTTAGCCGGATTCACGACCACCTGCTGAATTGGCGCCAGCGCTAAAGAAACCTGATCCGCTACCCCAGCCACCGCGATATCCTGCTCGGCAATTGCGAGCATATCGGCGGAGATATCGTTCAACAGTACCTGGTGGCCAAGCTCGGCCAGCCGGATACTCATCTGCCCCAAGCCGCCACCCGCATCCCACACCGCCAAGCTTGAGCGCTGACTCAGCGCCGGTAGCTGCGCCAATAGTTCACGCCAACACAGCGCTAGTCGCAGTTCACCCTTGGCATTGCCATAAATATTTTTGCGGAAACGATCTGCAATGCCGTCGAAGTTGCGGTCGCTCATATTGACCCAAGCCTAAAGAAAAGATGCCGAGCATAAGCAAGCCCAGAGCAAAGCTCAACGCATAAAAAAACCGGAGCAATTACTTGCTCCGGTTTTTAGAATTTCGACATCCGATGTCGCACCCAATCCGTTGAATGCCTTGGCCTTCCAGACAAGGGCTATTATCCCCCTATTTGAAAGATTCAATAGGGGAAAACACCAGCACGGCACGTGCGATATATCTCACAACAACGCACTAAAAAAATAAATTCGTGTAGTAGTGAGCAATTATGCATCTAAATCGGGAATCAGATCGTCCTTGAGTAACTCGATATCATCCTTAATACGTAATTTTTCCTTTTTAAGTCGCTGCAGTAGTAACTGATTCTGATAGGGGTTCGCGGCCAACTGCGTTATTTCTTCGTCCAATGCCCGATGACGAATCTGCAAAAGCAAAATACGAGCGCTAATAGATTTAATATGGTCCATTTTTAGCAGCATTCCAGTAAGAATAACAATGAGCCTACTCCTCACTTTTTACGCTGCGCAAGCGCTATGTACAAGTACCTCGCCAACGCTAAAGGGATTTAGGCTGATCTTTTTCGTCATTAGCAATTGATTGCTTCCGTCATTGTTACCGGTCATCCCCTCCGCAATACTAATGTCATCAATTTAGGGTGCGCTCAAATTGCACCC
It includes:
- a CDS encoding PPOX class F420-dependent oxidoreductase; amino-acid sequence: MKPLHKANYILLSTKKRDGSFVATPVWCAGDEHAIYAFSAGDAGKVKRLRNFSECKIAACTVLGKRLGEDHSASAYLLNAEESVIAHRSLVEKYGLQMRLLDLGATLAGRKKTRAFMRIELA
- a CDS encoding methyltransferase domain-containing protein — its product is MSDRNFDGIADRFRKNIYGNAKGELRLALCWRELLAQLPALSQRSSLAVWDAGGGLGQMSIRLAELGHQVLLNDISADMLAIAEQDIAVAGVADQVSLALAPIQQVVVNPAKQQAFDLVLCHAVLEWVNDPKEVIAALVAGMRPGGYLSLMFYNLNALIISNMAKGNLYKLRDRDFAGHPGGLTPPAPRQPEEMIAALEAAGLELVAKRGIRLVYDLMPRAVRAERSVADVLALEWQYGDQEPFWALGRYVHLLCRLPG
- a CDS encoding DUF962 domain-containing protein; the encoded protein is MRTLNQWLDEYDASHQNPRNKSIHIWCVPAIAVCTVALLWLVNIPYTTVNLGQILLIAAMFFYGYLSVRLALGMLPFVILLAASIMLYQAYVPLALWIPAGAIWIIAWVMQFIGHKAEAQQPSFFTNILFLLIGPLWILGSVYQKLGIQFRNA
- a CDS encoding gamma-butyrobetaine hydroxylase-like domain-containing protein, with amino-acid sequence MSQAPTDIKFRKQSQQLELTYASGEQFALDAEFLRVHSPSAEVRGHGAGQETLQTGKMHVKITELIPVGNYALQLVFSDGHDSGIFSWAYLRELCETKEAKWEAYLQKLHDAKASRDPDQQVVKFFG
- a CDS encoding VacB/RNase II family 3'-5' exoribonuclease yields the protein MLDKNALQQLRQLKTHIVETKDQGEGEVRGSQRRFGFVRLDDNRDVFLAPDDMQRVFPGDRVKITVHTDDKGKFKAELEKLIDSPLDCFTGRYVVRGQGHFVEPDLPRFNKLLFIPPSQRKKCAEGDLLYCQVAQHPFKDGKSQVKVLENIGSPDQPGIEGKYTQRKFKLPRDWPASCGITEDKYLDGREDLRDLPFVTIDSAETRDLDDALWAQSNAQGWLLKVAVADPGAVIAPGSPTDIAAKQRASSVYLPGFTQPMIPNSISQGACSLLADEDRAAIVCTLQVGIDGDISDIQFSEALIRSHAKLSYTDVHAHIHGKMDLGYPALNELYAASQALNRYRREHHIVMPEQADFHFQLNEHRKIEAIIKVERNDAHRLVEECMLAANRSVAEWLGDAPALFVSHAGLREDRLDNVRKVIAKELPELIDCDISSLEGYKALIKACDASESSLPLRSIFARMLQPGSISAEPKPHFGLGLERYSTFTSPLRKYSDLIVQRCIRAKLRGESIQRPDEETATSLQEALRNGRQASNQMEQWLQYQYLATNTSDTVYPARIAHVNGGGFTVELVDYGISGFVEARTITEKLSFDADTLRLHSAHSNYQLEQIVNVKVSELDDFQRKLMFILA
- a CDS encoding PhoH family protein, whose product is MEKIFVLDTNVLLHDPMALSAFQEHRVVIPMTVLEELDHIKDRRDKDVSREARIAINAIDKILFNASPKAIQEGVPIPSARNNDLNGSLAIFPDQLINHDTGAPYLDGSEHQANDNRIINVALYLQLKAPEAYVCLVTKDINMRLKAKGSGLENVEDYRKDRVLEDIQYMAKGYEHLAGTLWESVDKVDTLREGSQTIHVLNRELLPKAHINQFVYDDNDFVGMVRSLDEHKLELLDLSRDQLMHQRMWGLSPRNFEQAMAFFLIAQSHIDMTVMTGPAGSGKTLIALAYGLHAILEEKRYDKMIVARSTPPMAEDIGFLPGTEEEKMAPWLAAFEDNLEVLHGSDESPYSSIEYVKDKANIQFKSLNFMRGRSFNNAYIVIDEAQSLTQFQLKSIITRVGVNSKIVVLGNLAQIDNKYISPLTSGLTYLVEKCKNFEHAGIMHVNGIERSRLAAFAEENL
- a CDS encoding YdcH family protein — encoded protein: MDHIKSISARILLLQIRHRALDEEITQLAANPYQNQLLLQRLKKEKLRIKDDIELLKDDLIPDLDA
- a CDS encoding glycerophosphodiester phosphodiesterase family protein, whose product is MQATNFIAHRGWRQHYPENTLIAFQEALAVGALNIELDVQLSADGVPFVFHDPNLDRMCGCEGLIWDFSAEALLSLNAAEAERLGDKFHNNPMCLLADIVDLLRTYPNANAYVEIKAESLNHFGTAKVVDAVIKVLRPVADRCLLISFELDALIYAQQAGWQRFAAVFDYWPDWQLATLAALKPEVIFCDKHCVPPEADLRCLPWPLLVYEVGTLQEAKDWFARGTVAVETFLVGEMLRDFNLANSAPVNYA
- the hslU gene encoding ATP-dependent protease ATPase subunit HslU translates to MSTMTPREIVHELDKHIVGQSDAKRAVAIALRNRWRRMQLNEELRDEITPKNILMIGPTGVGKTEIARRLAKLANAPFIKVEATKFTEVGYVGRDVESIIRDLVDVSIKLYREQAMEQVAHRAADAAEERILDALLPAARGEATDEERNTTTRQLFRKKLREGELDDREIEIELNMAPIGVEIMAPPGMEEMTNQLQGMFSKMGGDRKKTRRLTVKAAAKQLQDEEAAKLINEEELKARAVEAAEQNGIVFIDEIDKVAKRQETGGADVSREGVQRDLLPLIEGCTVSTKHGVIRTDHILFVASGAFHLSKPSDLIPELQGRLPIRVELSALTPEDFERILTEPHASLTEQYQALLGTEGLSIEFTADGIRRIAETAWEVNERTENIGARRLHTMLERLLESISFDAGDIKDPVKIDADYVNEQLGELAKDEDLSRFIL